Proteins from a single region of Desulfolutivibrio sulfoxidireducens:
- a CDS encoding ABC transporter substrate-binding protein — MKRLSHLLVAWLLASALALPAAAEPLRIAALYNLTGGMSSIDTPGLNGARLAAKRINESGGVLGGRMIEVVGIDTETDQRVAAAAAKKALSEGVVAGVGYGDTTFVMAAAPLFMERKVPFVTSGATHPELPAWLGEYFFMVPFGDDDQSFAIAEYAMDALGARKVAIWTDEAMDFTTALSRYFKERILARGGEVVLEDHFMAGDTDFSAQVARLRNACPRPDAVFVSAIPNEAGLAVKQIRQAGLALPIVSGDGFDTELVATVPGPGLARDVFFSTHTYRGDTRPMVRDFIRDYHAAYGRDPENAFAALGYDAVALIANAIERAGSADSAPLREALDATRDFEGVTGKIAYTRANGVPLKPVAIIGVRGGAYTVERVWLPTR; from the coding sequence ATGAAAAGATTGTCACACCTGCTTGTGGCCTGGCTCCTGGCGTCGGCCCTGGCTCTGCCCGCGGCGGCCGAGCCCCTGAGGATCGCGGCCCTGTACAACCTCACCGGGGGCATGAGCTCCATCGATACCCCGGGGCTCAACGGGGCCAGGCTGGCCGCCAAGCGTATCAATGAAAGCGGGGGCGTGCTGGGTGGCAGGATGATCGAGGTGGTCGGAATCGACACCGAAACCGACCAGCGGGTCGCGGCCGCGGCCGCCAAAAAGGCCCTGTCCGAGGGCGTGGTGGCCGGCGTCGGGTACGGCGACACCACCTTCGTCATGGCCGCCGCGCCGCTGTTCATGGAGCGAAAGGTGCCCTTCGTCACCTCCGGCGCCACCCACCCCGAGTTGCCCGCATGGCTTGGCGAGTACTTTTTCATGGTGCCCTTCGGCGACGACGACCAGTCCTTCGCCATCGCCGAGTACGCCATGGACGCCCTGGGCGCCAGGAAGGTGGCCATCTGGACCGACGAGGCCATGGACTTCACCACGGCCCTGTCCAGGTACTTCAAGGAGCGCATCCTGGCTCGCGGCGGCGAGGTGGTGCTGGAGGACCACTTCATGGCCGGCGACACGGACTTCTCGGCGCAGGTCGCCCGGCTGCGAAACGCCTGCCCCAGGCCCGACGCCGTATTCGTCTCCGCCATCCCCAACGAGGCCGGCCTGGCCGTGAAGCAGATCCGCCAGGCCGGGCTGGCCCTGCCCATCGTCTCCGGCGACGGCTTCGACACGGAGCTTGTGGCCACCGTGCCCGGCCCCGGGTTGGCCCGCGACGTCTTCTTCTCCACCCACACCTACCGAGGCGATACCCGTCCGATGGTGCGGGACTTCATCCGCGACTACCACGCCGCATACGGTCGCGATCCCGAGAACGCCTTTGCCGCGCTGGGCTATGACGCCGTGGCCCTCATCGCAAACGCCATTGAGCGCGCCGGCTCCGCCGACAGCGCGCCACTGCGGGAGGCCCTGGATGCCACCCGCGACTTCGAGGGCGTCACCGGCAAGATCGCCTACACGCGCGCAAACGGTGTGCCGCTTAAGCCTGTGGCCATCATCGGCGTGCGGGGCGGCGCGTACACCGTGGAGCGGGTCTGGCTGCCCACGCGCTAG